Proteins found in one Pseudorasbora parva isolate DD20220531a chromosome 11, ASM2467924v1, whole genome shotgun sequence genomic segment:
- the LOC137092103 gene encoding pregnancy-specific beta-1-glycoprotein 8-like — protein sequence MRENECDLFNNRSEVSVNNGILIINRVIRADSGTYTLRLVDSVGSETSTDLQVIVEAPIGSVEVSIICSFSGMMRASCSSDGDLPLFSWTLNGDPLMDGNAIIDLDGGTDGNISCSVKNHVSHQQKTISVKRCPVSGVFVLVWCFQMMFLFGLLGGFHFYMRIKSAKKQEDEEVRMRSFREVHEHTAED from the exons ATGCGAGAGAATGAATGTGATCTTTTCAATAACAGATCTGAAGTGTCAGTCAATAATGGGATTCTGATAATAAACCGTGTGATCAGAGCAGATTCAGGGACTTACACTTTAAGACTCGTTGACTCCGTTGGCTCAGAAACATCTACAGATCTTCAAGTGATTGTTGAAG CTCCTATTGGCTCGGTGGAAGTGTCAATCATCTGCTCCTTCAGTGGGATGATGAGGGCGTCCTGCTCCTCTGATGGGGATCTGCCGCTCTTCAGCTGGACTCTGAATGGAGATCCACTGATGGATGGAAACGCCATCATTGATCTGGATGGGGGAACTGATGGAAACATCAGCTGCAGTGTGAAGAACCACGTCAGTCACCAACAGAAGACCATTAGTGTAAAACGCTGTCCTG TGTCTGGGGTGTTTGTGCTGGTCTGGTGTTTCCAGATGATGTTTCTGTTTGGTCTGTTAGGAGGATTTCACTTCTACATGAGAATCAAGTCAG CAAAGAAGCAGGAAGATGAAGAAGTGAGAATGAGAAGTTTTAGAGAAGTACATGAACACACAGCAGAAGATTGA